In Anoplopoma fimbria isolate UVic2021 breed Golden Eagle Sablefish chromosome 12, Afim_UVic_2022, whole genome shotgun sequence, one DNA window encodes the following:
- the aurkaip1 gene encoding aurora kinase A-interacting protein yields MFPSRVVPRLLRRATCALQAHGEILNGCVQPVLPAYCSLLQQKLRNYSTAADNRSPPQWVQLEPELDEALVPRKLSVSPLESWLSLRYSLPPLLESVQPLEDVGLLDEKVLPPIAVPVLEDGEGSATPLSCKNVLEIRRRKMNRHKYRKLLKRTKFLRRRVLEGRGKKKQKRFEEDLKRIWTRAGLKKAPEGWNVPKIFIKQHGNKRD; encoded by the exons ATGTTTCCTTCAAGGGTTGTCCCCCGTTTATTACGTAGAGCAACGT GTGCACTTCAAGCCCATGGAGAAATTCTGAATGGATGTGTACAACCGGTTCTTCCTGCTTACTGCTCTTTGCTACAACAAAAACTGAGAAACTACTCTACAGCTGCAGACAACAGATCTCCTCCTCAATGGGTACAACTGGAGCCAGAACTGGACGAGGCTCTTGTGCCGCGTAAATTGTCAGTGAGTCCTCTGGAGAGCTGGCTCTCCCTGCGCTactctcttcctcccctgctGGAGTCCGTTCAGCCGCTGGAGGACGTAGGGCTGCTGGATGAGAAGGTGCTGCCCCCCATCGCTGTCCCTGTTTTGGAGGATGGGGAGGGTTCAGCGACACCTCTTAGTTGTAAGAATGTTCTGGAGATCCGACGGCGGAAGATGAACCGACATAAATACAGGAAACTGCTTAAACGGACTAAATTCTTGAGGAGGAGAGTGCTAGAGGGCAGGGGGAAAAAGAAGCAG AAACGATTTGAGGAGGATCTGAAGAGGATTTGGACACGAGCTGGACTGAAGAAGGCTCCAGAGGGATGGAATGTGCCTAAGATCTTCATTAAACAGCATGGAAACAAAAGAGACTGA
- the LOC129099933 gene encoding matrix remodeling-associated protein 8-like, translated as MRTAPPDSSSTSAGGTVNRKMHLYLRLLPIVAALLLPGAWSQSGSSSLGVVVEAKNITLPAGSKAVLPCHSPRMVWTQDRLKDRQRVVHWDLVRSSPEYSVERVLDMSPGARQRVYNSFNKGRISLPDSAFIDGNFSLVIDNVVTTDKGVYTCNLHHHYCQIHQSIQIQLNVTKSARKEKRYWDGEKTVFVVLLGKSVVLPCVNRRSLWRDGLQEDQQQVAHWDFQPPGVRPDRAGRLVDLYASGERRDYGPLFGQRRMSVEEDAFTLGDFSLSISDLKPVDKGLYSCHLHHHYCGLYERRIFRLNVGPPLPTAPTTAPKIFHNDVPVPRTEEVEGPRVVNVIIPEHRGYFVQHLGYFLATFLLLAFIVVAVIVLTRRRKKRGLDYDLRRPDQRNTINGGEMSLDCTELRTYNQEPLNSDYKNNLLKERDLAKDSNNDFGKLCK; from the exons ATGCGCACAGCTCCTCCTGACAGTTCTTCTACCTCCGCTGGCGGCACGGTGAACAGAAAGATGCACCTCTACTTGAGACTCCTTCCGA ttgtTGCTGCGCTCCTCCTGCCAGGAG CATGGAGTCAGAGCGGCAGCAGCTCGCTTGGTGTGGTGGTGGAGGCCAAGAACATCACCCTCCCTGCAGGGTCTAAGGCCGTTCTGCCCTGCCACAGCCCCCGCATGGTGTGGACCCAGGACAGACTGAAGGACCGTCAGAGGGTGGTGCACTGGGACCTGGTGCGCAGCAGCCCAGAGTACTCTGTGGAGCGGGTCCTGGACATGTCCCCCGGAGCCCGCCAGAGGGTCTACAACAGCTTCAACAAGGGACGCATTTCCCTCCCAGACTCTGCTTTCATTGACGGCAACTTCTCCCTCGTCATCGACA aTGTTGTCACAACTGACAAAGGAGTTTATACTTGTAATCTGCACCATCACTACTGCCAGATTCACCAGTCCATTCAAATCCAACTCAATGTCACTAAATCAG CTCGAAAAGAGAAACGTTACTGGGATGGAGAGAAGACAGTGTTCGTGGTCCTGCTGGGCAAGTCAGTGGTATTGCCCTGCGTGAACCGCCGCTCCCTGTGGAGAGATGGGCTCCAGGAGGATCAGCAGCAGGTGGCTCACTGGGACTTCCAGCCTCCCGGCGTGCGTCCTGACCGAGCTGGCCGTCTGGTGGACCTCTATGCCTCCGGAGAGCGCCGGGATTATGGGCCGCTCTTTGGGCAGAGAAGGATGAGCGTGGAGGAAGATGCTTTCACTTTAGGAGACTTCTCGCTGTCCATTTCTGACTTGAAGCCCGTTGATAAAGGCCTGTACTCCTGCCACCTGCATCACCACTACTGCGGTCTGTATGAGAGACGCATCTTCAGGCTCAATGTGGGACCTCCACTTCCAACCGCCCCGACTACAGCACCCAAGATTTTCCATAATGATGTGCCAGTGCCAA GGACTGAAGAGGTGGAGGGTCCACGTGTGGTGAATGTCATCATCCCTGAGCATCGCGGGTATTTCGTGCAGCATCTGGGCTACTTCCTGGCAACGTTCCTCCTGCTGGCGTTCATTGTTGTCGCTGTTATTGTGCTGACTCGACGACGCAAAAAGCGAG ggcTGGATTATGACCTGCGTCGACCTGATCA gaGAAACACGATCAATGGAGGCGAAATGTCATTAGACTGCACAGAGCTGAGGACCTATAACCAAGAACCTTTGAATTCAG ACTACAAAAACAACCtactgaaagagagagatttggCCAAAGACTCTAATAACG ACTTTGGGAAGCTGTGTAAGTGA